A single window of Roseofilum reptotaenium CS-1145 DNA harbors:
- a CDS encoding TIGR03943 family putative permease subunit: MMNQFRLPQRWLPTLDVVTTGLWGFLLIKLWVSGELNLLIHPAYHWLIIIAGVCLLGLSGVKGWQLWKHYQKSLVDRPRNAANVREHVSLLPQSLSCYLLLFTAIVGLTVRPQAFTSETALKRGVNDFIPITEITPQSFTNVTKPEDRSLVEWVRTLNVYPEPDAYTGQNVQVSGFVIHPPDFPPEYGLVSRFIITCCAADAYPIGLPVKFPESRETYAQDSWVEIKGAMATEVLNDNRKLVIVAQEVQPIPEPKNPYNY; this comes from the coding sequence ATGATGAATCAATTCCGTTTGCCTCAGCGTTGGCTTCCCACCTTAGATGTGGTCACCACCGGATTATGGGGATTTTTATTAATCAAATTATGGGTCAGTGGAGAATTGAATTTACTGATTCACCCAGCCTACCATTGGCTGATCATTATTGCTGGAGTCTGTTTACTTGGACTCAGTGGAGTGAAGGGATGGCAACTGTGGAAGCATTACCAAAAAAGTTTGGTTGACCGTCCTCGAAATGCCGCCAATGTGAGAGAGCATGTGAGCTTATTACCCCAGAGCTTAAGCTGCTATCTGTTATTATTTACCGCCATTGTTGGTCTAACGGTTAGACCTCAAGCGTTTACTTCAGAAACGGCTTTGAAGCGGGGAGTTAATGATTTTATCCCGATTACTGAAATCACACCTCAGTCATTTACAAATGTGACTAAACCAGAGGATAGATCTTTGGTGGAATGGGTGAGAACATTGAATGTGTATCCTGAACCCGATGCCTATACAGGGCAAAATGTGCAGGTGAGTGGATTTGTGATTCACCCTCCAGATTTTCCGCCGGAATATGGATTAGTTTCTCGATTTATTATTACGTGTTGCGCCGCAGATGCTTATCCTATTGGTTTACCGGTCAAGTTTCCAGAATCTCGCGAAACCTATGCTCAAGATAGTTGGGTGGAAATTAAGGGAGCAATGGCGACTGAAGTTTTGAATGATAATCGCAAGTTGGTGATTGTCGCTCAGGAGGTGCAACCAATTCCAGAACCCAAAAATCCTTATAACTATTAA